A window of the Deinococcus gobiensis I-0 genome harbors these coding sequences:
- a CDS encoding nitronate monooxygenase — protein MTNLTAPPTSAPLPRIIQGGMGVAISDWGLAQAVSRTGQLGVVSGTGIDNVLVRRLQDGDPGGHVRRALEHYPDRDAAAAALKTYFLPEGRASEQPYKRVPLPSLASHRTAWSLAVMGGFVEVWLAREGHANPVGVNLLTKLQMHTLPSLYGAVLAGVDTVIMGAGIPREIPGVLDNFAQGKPGSVRLDVKEAENGGPLLTFDPAEYGFGGVTLARPKFYPIVTSHVLAGVLARKASGSIEGFIIEGPTAGGHNAPPRGQVTYDELGQPVYGERDMADLAEMRKLDRPFWLAGSYGSPEALQSALDQGAAGVQLGTLFAFCADSGMRDELRTRVQRRAHEDRLTVFTDPLASPTGFPFKVAQLPGTLAEEELYQARTRICDVGYLREAAEVEGKVVLRCPAEPVDAFLSKGGKLENTVGRKCLCNALLADAGYAQIQKGGLTELPLVTSGDSIADVPKWPEGYTAADVIDTLLAGVRRPALSV, from the coding sequence ATGACGAACCTGACTGCCCCGCCCACCTCCGCCCCGCTGCCCCGCATCATCCAGGGCGGCATGGGCGTCGCCATCTCGGACTGGGGACTGGCCCAGGCGGTGTCGCGCACGGGGCAGCTCGGCGTGGTTTCGGGCACCGGCATCGACAACGTGCTCGTGCGCCGCCTCCAGGACGGCGACCCCGGCGGCCACGTCCGGCGCGCGCTGGAGCATTACCCCGACCGGGACGCGGCGGCGGCCGCCCTGAAGACCTATTTCCTGCCGGAAGGCCGCGCCTCGGAACAGCCCTACAAGCGTGTGCCGCTGCCCAGCCTCGCCAGCCACCGCACCGCCTGGAGTCTGGCGGTCATGGGCGGCTTCGTCGAGGTGTGGCTGGCGCGCGAGGGCCACGCCAACCCGGTCGGCGTGAACCTGCTCACCAAGTTGCAGATGCACACCCTGCCCTCGCTGTACGGCGCGGTGCTGGCCGGGGTGGACACGGTGATCATGGGCGCGGGTATTCCGCGCGAGATTCCCGGCGTGCTGGACAACTTCGCCCAGGGCAAGCCCGGCTCGGTGCGCCTGGACGTGAAGGAGGCCGAGAACGGCGGTCCGCTCCTCACCTTCGACCCGGCCGAGTACGGCTTCGGCGGAGTGACGCTGGCGCGGCCGAAGTTCTACCCCATCGTGACCTCGCACGTGCTGGCGGGTGTGCTGGCGCGCAAGGCGAGCGGATCCATCGAGGGCTTCATCATCGAGGGGCCGACCGCCGGGGGTCACAACGCCCCGCCGCGCGGGCAGGTCACCTACGACGAGCTGGGCCAGCCGGTCTACGGCGAGCGCGACATGGCCGACCTCGCCGAGATGCGCAAGCTCGACCGGCCCTTCTGGCTGGCGGGCAGCTACGGCAGCCCCGAGGCGCTGCAGTCGGCGCTGGACCAGGGCGCGGCCGGGGTGCAGCTCGGCACGCTGTTCGCCTTCTGCGCCGACTCGGGCATGCGCGACGAGCTGCGCACGCGGGTGCAGCGCCGCGCCCACGAGGACCGCCTGACGGTCTTCACGGACCCGCTGGCCTCACCCACCGGCTTTCCCTTCAAGGTGGCGCAGCTGCCCGGCACGCTGGCTGAGGAGGAGCTGTACCAGGCCCGGACCCGCATCTGCGACGTGGGCTACCTGCGCGAGGCCGCCGAGGTGGAAGGCAAGGTCGTGCTGCGCTGCCCCGCCGAGCCGGTGGACGCCTTCCTGAGCAAGGGCGGCAAGCTGGAAAACACCGTGGGCCGCAAGTGCCTGTGCAACGCCCTGCTGGCCGACGCCGGCTACGCCCAGATCCAGAAGGGCGGCCTGACCGAGCTGCCGCTGGTCACGAGCGGCGACAGCATCGCGGACGTGCCCAAGTGGCCCGAGGGTTACACCGCCGCCGACGTGATCGACACCCTGCTCGCGGGCGTGCGCCGCCCGGCCCTGAGCGTCTAA
- a CDS encoding YpdA family putative bacillithiol disulfide reductase: protein MSTLLDVAIVGAGPVGLAAAIACKRAGLSYVVLEKGCVVNAIFEYPTYMGFFTTAPELEIGNHPMVTGHDKPDRRDALMYYRLVTQREELKVEQYTEVTKVHAAPAGFTLEIERRDGTPGVVEARRVVVATGYYDNPLGLGIPGEDSENVSHYYTEAHPFMGLNVTVIGAGNSAADAALDLWRGGAKVTMVVRAPELKSTIKYWVRPDLENRIKEGSITAHFNSRVVEIHPEHVRVQREDGTTWELPTDFTFALTGYRPDLSFLAGLDLATQPDECLVLDEHYQSSVPGLFVVGSAGFAGRTNQVFIENGRHHALLAVAEIEQQLGTRDLRPA, encoded by the coding sequence ATGAGTACGCTTCTGGACGTCGCCATCGTCGGGGCCGGGCCGGTCGGGCTGGCCGCCGCCATCGCCTGCAAACGTGCGGGCCTGAGTTACGTGGTGCTGGAAAAGGGCTGCGTGGTGAACGCGATCTTCGAGTACCCGACCTACATGGGCTTTTTCACGACCGCCCCCGAACTGGAAATCGGCAATCACCCGATGGTCACCGGCCACGACAAGCCCGACCGCCGCGACGCGCTGATGTACTACCGCCTCGTGACCCAGCGCGAGGAACTGAAGGTCGAGCAGTACACCGAGGTGACGAAGGTCCACGCCGCGCCCGCCGGTTTCACGCTGGAGATCGAGCGGCGCGACGGTACCCCCGGCGTGGTCGAGGCCCGGCGCGTGGTCGTGGCGACCGGCTACTACGACAACCCGCTGGGCCTGGGCATCCCCGGCGAGGACTCCGAGAACGTCAGCCACTACTACACCGAGGCCCACCCCTTCATGGGCCTGAACGTCACCGTGATCGGGGCGGGCAACTCGGCGGCCGACGCGGCGCTGGACCTGTGGCGCGGCGGCGCGAAGGTCACGATGGTCGTGCGCGCCCCCGAACTCAAGAGCACCATCAAATACTGGGTGCGCCCGGACCTGGAAAACCGCATCAAGGAGGGCAGCATCACGGCGCACTTCAACTCGCGCGTCGTCGAGATCCACCCCGAGCACGTGCGGGTGCAGCGCGAGGACGGCACCACCTGGGAGCTGCCCACCGACTTCACCTTCGCCCTGACCGGCTACCGCCCGGACCTGTCCTTCCTGGCGGGTCTGGACCTCGCCACGCAGCCCGACGAGTGCCTGGTCCTCGACGAGCACTATCAGAGCAGCGTGCCCGGCCTGTTCGTGGTCGGCTCGGCGGGCTTCGCGGGGCGCACCAACCAGGTGTTCATCGAAAACGGGCGGCACCACGCCCTGCTGGCGGTCGCGGAGATCGAGCAGCAGCTCGGCACGCGCGACCTGCGCCCGGCCTGA
- a CDS encoding VanW family protein, with protein MKSLHRALLGALLALGPAQIAVAQTQTPAAPATPAQIPAVPVQPPVSPTPTPTGPEVPVTPTPETPAPVTPTPAPTPAPATPTPEVPAPVTPAPAAPKPAPTRPVVSAPLLISVKAALPAIVDGKKTTVPFVQTLSIPGPRMAQLRAKGTITESLDADLTRFVASVSGPARDARFEPVGDGWAVVQRNALTVDRAATRAAVLAALKDPRGVQANVVVTGQTAPKRTLDFFMSRGVTAYYATGQTSYYGSSAARVTNIHVGARNFQDRLVEGRAVSFNALIGPVSARNGYVPGLVIAGDQTATGVGGGICQVSTTVFRALYGAGLPIVQRQNHSYQVHYYDPQGLDATIYQPTLDLKFTNDSGGALWFQTDWDDESSVLTVHVFGRPRDFTVSIGAPRTLKSTPSPADRLIYDASMPAGQRQQVDWAAPGAVIEVTRSFVRDGKAFKQDVLKSSYRPWPNIFRVGTKK; from the coding sequence ATGAAGAGCCTCCACCGCGCCCTGCTGGGTGCCCTGCTCGCGCTCGGTCCGGCCCAGATCGCCGTCGCCCAGACCCAGACCCCGGCGGCCCCGGCCACCCCAGCCCAGATTCCGGCCGTCCCGGTCCAGCCCCCCGTCAGCCCCACGCCCACGCCGACGGGGCCCGAGGTGCCGGTCACGCCCACACCGGAGACGCCGGCTCCGGTCACGCCGACGCCAGCCCCTACCCCGGCCCCCGCCACGCCGACCCCGGAGGTGCCCGCCCCGGTCACCCCTGCTCCTGCGGCCCCCAAACCGGCGCCTACGCGGCCGGTGGTCAGCGCGCCGCTGCTCATTTCGGTCAAGGCGGCGCTGCCCGCCATCGTGGACGGCAAAAAGACCACCGTTCCCTTCGTGCAGACCCTCTCGATCCCGGGGCCACGCATGGCGCAACTCCGCGCCAAGGGGACCATCACCGAAAGTCTGGACGCCGACCTGACCCGCTTCGTGGCTTCGGTGTCCGGCCCGGCGCGCGACGCCCGCTTCGAGCCGGTCGGGGACGGCTGGGCCGTCGTGCAGCGCAACGCCCTGACGGTGGACCGCGCGGCCACCCGCGCGGCGGTGCTCGCGGCGCTCAAAGACCCGCGCGGCGTGCAGGCGAACGTGGTCGTGACCGGGCAGACCGCGCCCAAACGCACCCTCGACTTCTTCATGTCGCGTGGCGTCACCGCCTACTACGCCACCGGCCAGACGAGCTACTACGGCAGCAGCGCTGCCCGCGTGACCAACATCCACGTCGGGGCGCGCAATTTCCAGGACCGGCTGGTCGAGGGGCGCGCGGTGTCCTTCAACGCGCTTATCGGCCCGGTCAGTGCCCGCAACGGATATGTCCCGGGACTGGTCATCGCCGGGGACCAGACGGCGACCGGCGTAGGCGGCGGCATCTGTCAGGTGAGCACGACCGTGTTCCGTGCGCTGTACGGCGCCGGCCTGCCCATCGTGCAGCGCCAGAACCACTCGTATCAGGTGCACTACTACGATCCGCAGGGCCTCGACGCGACCATCTACCAGCCCACGCTGGACCTCAAGTTCACCAACGACTCCGGCGGCGCGCTGTGGTTCCAGACCGACTGGGACGACGAGTCCTCAGTGCTCACCGTTCACGTCTTCGGGCGTCCCCGGGACTTTACGGTCAGCATCGGCGCGCCGCGTACCCTGAAATCCACGCCGTCGCCCGCCGACCGTCTCATCTACGACGCCTCCATGCCCGCCGGACAGCGCCAGCAGGTGGATTGGGCCGCGCCGGGGGCCGTCATCGAGGTCACGCGCAGCTTCGTGCGGGACGGCAAGGCCTTCAAGCAGGACGTGCTCAAGAGCAGCTACCGGCCCTGGCCCAACATCTTCCGGGTCGGCACCAAGAAGTAA